In a genomic window of Methanosarcina horonobensis HB-1 = JCM 15518:
- a CDS encoding ATP-binding protein, protein MKKIVITGKGGVGKTTIIATLSRLLSRDSYRVMIIDTDPSMNLAMSMGVPLSDVLTLAAHKTEIRVNTDMDDDGEDNHHSGKIDFEDVLKDFTVKTSDEVRLIVMGTIPFGGAGCICSSVAMVKLLVEHLAANGSEYDFVIVDSQAGSEILGRGLAANYDYNVVVTEAFPKAIDVAKHVMKLAADLKVKRQLVVVNKTANGIDAEKVANALGIDGHDIFTVRHDKKVLEADNNVVQLLDMEPDSVVIDDIRKIKDAVCF, encoded by the coding sequence ATGAAAAAGATCGTCATAACAGGAAAGGGCGGCGTTGGCAAGACCACAATTATTGCCACATTGTCGCGACTCCTATCCCGGGACAGCTACCGGGTAATGATAATTGACACCGACCCCAGCATGAATCTGGCTATGTCCATGGGCGTCCCTTTATCGGACGTGCTGACTCTTGCAGCCCATAAGACCGAAATAAGGGTCAATACGGACATGGACGATGATGGCGAAGATAATCATCATTCAGGTAAAATCGATTTCGAGGACGTCCTCAAAGATTTTACCGTGAAGACGTCCGATGAGGTTCGGCTCATCGTTATGGGCACAATACCATTCGGAGGTGCCGGATGTATCTGCTCTTCTGTTGCCATGGTCAAGCTGCTGGTCGAGCACCTAGCCGCAAATGGCAGTGAGTATGATTTCGTCATCGTAGACTCCCAGGCCGGGTCGGAAATACTGGGCAGAGGGTTAGCGGCGAACTACGATTATAACGTTGTCGTGACAGAGGCCTTCCCAAAAGCTATCGATGTCGCTAAACACGTCATGAAACTAGCTGCCGACCTCAAGGTGAAGCGGCAGCTCGTAGTCGTAAACAAGACAGCGAACGGGATTGATGCTGAAAAAGTTGCAAATGCACTTGGCATCGACGGGCATGACATCTTCACTGTCAGGCATGATAAAAAAGTCCTGGAAGCGGATAACAATGTCGTCCAGCTGCTGGACATGGAGCCGGATAGCGTGGTTATCGACGACATTCGAAAGATAAAGGATGCCGTTTGCTTTTGA
- a CDS encoding ABC transporter permease produces MRYELFIALRQIRARKFQTLLSVGAIALAVMVLTFSQALTVGFIGELYDTTVNKLPHVSVSPQEGEDYIYLYRTLVERISSIEGVTAVSPFLTGQASFRFKDNSLNAELKGVVPLQESEISSIEEDMVEGSFRELEYSRNTIVIGSKLAEKLEVNLGDSVDVSFPNANPLSLRVVGIFHTGSPLDESLTYTSLDTAQEFYDVPDVVSGVSVRLSDFNRDREVATKIEELGYNARGWTETNPEILRYIAIETTSGNIIYGLIIVIASFGVVSTLNLSVIGATGQIGMLRAMGASVSSIQRIFILQSGILGLLGALVGTFTGVMLALATGQYEIPATQTDAYGGITSIPIVVRPQDIAFIVVAVFLLNLITGVYPARQAAKLDPVKAISSK; encoded by the coding sequence ATGCGCTATGAACTCTTTATTGCCCTCAGACAGATTCGGGCAAGAAAATTCCAGACTCTCCTTTCTGTAGGAGCGATAGCTCTCGCTGTAATGGTACTCACGTTTTCCCAGGCTCTTACGGTAGGTTTTATAGGGGAGCTTTACGACACTACCGTGAATAAACTCCCTCATGTTTCGGTCTCTCCGCAGGAAGGTGAAGATTACATCTACCTCTACAGGACTCTTGTGGAAAGGATTAGCTCAATAGAAGGCGTTACTGCAGTTTCCCCTTTCCTGACTGGGCAGGCTTCTTTCAGGTTCAAGGACAATTCCCTCAATGCCGAGCTTAAAGGTGTTGTTCCTTTACAGGAGAGTGAGATCAGCTCTATTGAAGAAGACATGGTTGAAGGCAGTTTTCGGGAACTCGAGTATTCAAGAAATACGATAGTTATCGGCTCAAAGCTTGCGGAAAAACTTGAAGTTAACCTGGGCGACTCCGTAGATGTGTCTTTTCCGAACGCAAATCCTCTTTCTCTCAGAGTTGTGGGGATCTTTCATACCGGGTCTCCTCTGGACGAGTCTCTTACATATACTTCTCTGGACACTGCCCAGGAATTCTATGACGTTCCGGATGTGGTTAGCGGGGTTTCGGTCCGGCTCAGCGATTTTAATAGGGATCGGGAAGTTGCAACCAAGATTGAAGAACTCGGATATAATGCAAGGGGCTGGACTGAAACAAATCCTGAAATCCTGCGTTACATTGCTATAGAGACAACTTCAGGCAACATTATATACGGGCTTATTATTGTCATAGCCTCTTTTGGTGTGGTCAGTACCCTGAACCTTTCGGTTATCGGAGCAACAGGCCAGATAGGTATGCTCCGCGCTATGGGCGCCTCGGTCTCAAGCATCCAGAGGATCTTTATCCTCCAGAGCGGGATTCTCGGCCTTCTGGGCGCCCTTGTCGGTACTTTTACAGGAGTCATGCTAGCCCTGGCAACAGGACAGTATGAGATTCCGGCAACTCAAACCGATGCCTACGGTGGTATTACCTCTATCCCGATTGTTGTACGTCCTCAGGATATTGCGTTCATTGTTGTCGCTGTTTTCCTGCTGAACCTGATCACAGGAGTTTATCCTGCACGACAGGCAGCGAAGCTGGACCCGGTGAAGGCCATTAGTTCAAAGTGA
- a CDS encoding DUF4198 domain-containing protein encodes MVKGHEIWLEKTLMKDDDVEIGLYFGHMMKPDGCPEIAKVSPSVYAPDGEKISAVLAAKNEAIELKFKVDGPGCYTVVADLSPEIYSNTKKEGFKAGAKKMYNDAVYAGAWHQMAKAFVTIGENGEFNAGHTTGILDIFPGEITARVGTPLALTVFYEGKKLEGAEVKAVSKKEGKEMAVLVTDKDGIVNVPITEEGKWMFLVRHRDESKGIEDEFDEMVFVTTYTLEAVK; translated from the coding sequence ATGGTAAAGGGCCACGAAATATGGCTGGAAAAGACGTTGATGAAAGACGATGACGTAGAGATCGGGCTATATTTCGGCCACATGATGAAGCCGGACGGCTGCCCCGAAATAGCGAAGGTCTCTCCGTCTGTATACGCACCGGATGGCGAGAAGATCTCTGCCGTCCTGGCGGCGAAAAATGAAGCCATCGAGCTGAAGTTCAAAGTGGACGGTCCCGGCTGCTACACGGTCGTGGCCGACCTTTCGCCTGAGATATATTCGAACACAAAAAAGGAAGGCTTCAAAGCCGGTGCTAAAAAAATGTACAATGATGCGGTCTACGCCGGGGCATGGCACCAGATGGCAAAAGCATTCGTGACCATCGGGGAAAATGGAGAATTCAATGCCGGGCACACAACAGGCATCCTGGACATCTTTCCGGGCGAAATTACTGCCAGGGTGGGTACACCGCTGGCACTTACGGTCTTCTATGAAGGTAAAAAGCTCGAGGGCGCCGAAGTAAAGGCGGTATCGAAAAAAGAAGGAAAGGAAATGGCAGTCCTGGTCACGGATAAGGACGGCATCGTCAATGTGCCCATTACCGAGGAAGGCAAATGGATGTTTCTGGTCAGGCACCGGGATGAGTCCAAGGGCATCGAGGACGAGTTTGATGAAATGGTCTTCGTGACCACATATACGCTGGAAGCCGTGAAATAA
- a CDS encoding CooT family nickel-binding protein: protein MCEFKVYLEESGQRKEITKNIVKAKLKEGKVVLMGSAGNIMKIDADKILVVDTLMQELILGKD from the coding sequence ATGTGCGAATTTAAGGTATACCTGGAAGAATCGGGCCAGAGGAAGGAGATCACAAAAAACATTGTAAAGGCAAAGCTCAAGGAAGGAAAGGTTGTGCTGATGGGCTCGGCCGGCAACATCATGAAAATAGATGCTGACAAAATCCTTGTCGTTGACACTCTCATGCAGGAGCTGATCCTGGGAAAGGACTGA
- a CDS encoding class I SAM-dependent methyltransferase codes for MSINENKIKEEITKRWDYSSQRYDTYHGHGVKSEEEAAAWKALFRQVIPGEELTVLDVGCGTGEMSRMLADMGHEVTGIDLSEKMLAVAKSKAPGSIEFRIGDAENLPFDKGKFDAVVTRHVLWTLPNPEKALESWRNVLKPGGKVVVIDGIWGNGSLETRLRRKIGNLMILIVERNDISKDSYTAEMNAMLPNAKGVSLDKAREYMEKAGLKNVHSMGLNDLVRIQKKHMPFRYKVTYKYDYYAICGLK; via the coding sequence ATGTCAATTAATGAGAACAAAATCAAGGAAGAGATCACGAAGCGATGGGACTATTCATCGCAGCGCTATGATACATATCATGGCCACGGAGTAAAGAGCGAGGAAGAGGCAGCAGCCTGGAAGGCACTTTTCAGGCAAGTCATCCCCGGAGAAGAGCTAACCGTTCTGGATGTTGGCTGCGGCACAGGCGAGATGAGCCGAATGCTGGCGGACATGGGGCATGAGGTGACGGGTATCGACCTATCCGAGAAAATGCTCGCGGTGGCAAAGTCAAAGGCTCCCGGCAGTATCGAATTTAGGATAGGCGACGCAGAGAATCTCCCCTTCGACAAGGGAAAATTTGATGCAGTCGTAACCCGACACGTACTCTGGACGCTGCCGAATCCGGAAAAAGCCCTTGAAAGCTGGCGAAATGTACTGAAGCCTGGGGGAAAAGTAGTCGTCATAGATGGCATATGGGGTAATGGTAGCCTTGAGACGCGCTTGAGAAGAAAGATCGGTAATCTTATGATACTTATAGTCGAAAGAAACGATATCTCTAAAGACAGCTATACTGCGGAAATGAATGCCATGCTGCCTAACGCAAAAGGGGTGTCTTTGGATAAGGCCCGGGAATACATGGAAAAAGCCGGGCTTAAAAATGTGCACTCGATGGGGCTAAACGATCTCGTGAGAATTCAGAAAAAGCATATGCCTTTCAGGTATAAGGTCACCTACAAGTATGACTATTATGCGATCTGTGGCCTGAAATGA
- a CDS encoding ABC transporter substrate-binding protein produces the protein MNKNSSIVTALTFIIIISAAGIFLLSGSSEKLTENNIITVTDLAGRSVSLKVPVERVILGSSRDLHEFAAIEGEDFSRKIVGWGPDIKDTDKDTYDKFKEKYPEIENIPDVGSISKGTFSVEKVVSLNPDLVTIPLWDYEKAKEDIKKLEQAGIPVIVIDFWAKPLENPPKSVLLMGKLLGEEKRANDIANFYNDQTNIVYSRITKITRQKPTVYVECGWKGPDTYGNSYSNVGWGELINRSGGSNIAENFSEQMPTINPEFLLDQDPDIIIISGANWPAAPNSLRLGYYTNEDNSRELLRGYLNRPGWNTLETVQNENVYGVFHGCCFRIYNYAALQAFAKWFYPEDFKDIDPEAGIKEFHERFMPIDYSGTWILELKE, from the coding sequence ATGAATAAAAATAGCTCAATTGTAACCGCTCTAACTTTTATAATTATTATATCAGCTGCCGGCATATTTTTACTATCCGGTTCTTCCGAGAAATTGACAGAAAATAATATAATAACAGTGACAGATTTAGCAGGTAGAAGCGTATCACTTAAAGTGCCTGTCGAAAGAGTAATTCTCGGGAGTTCTAGAGACCTCCATGAATTTGCTGCTATCGAAGGAGAAGACTTTTCTAGAAAAATAGTTGGCTGGGGCCCTGATATAAAGGATACCGATAAAGATACCTATGATAAGTTTAAAGAAAAATATCCAGAAATAGAAAATATACCCGATGTTGGCTCTATCTCCAAAGGTACATTTAGTGTAGAAAAAGTGGTTTCGTTAAATCCTGACTTGGTCACTATCCCTCTCTGGGATTATGAAAAAGCTAAAGAAGACATTAAAAAGCTTGAGCAGGCTGGAATACCGGTTATAGTGATTGATTTTTGGGCTAAGCCTCTTGAAAACCCTCCGAAAAGTGTACTTTTGATGGGTAAACTGCTGGGAGAAGAAAAAAGAGCAAATGATATCGCAAATTTTTATAATGATCAGACAAACATCGTCTACTCACGAATCACAAAAATCACCAGGCAAAAACCAACAGTCTATGTCGAGTGCGGTTGGAAAGGTCCGGATACCTACGGGAACAGCTATAGCAATGTTGGGTGGGGCGAGCTTATCAACAGATCCGGCGGGAGTAACATCGCCGAAAATTTTTCTGAGCAGATGCCTACTATTAATCCCGAATTTTTACTGGACCAGGATCCTGATATTATAATCATTAGCGGTGCGAACTGGCCGGCAGCTCCCAATTCTCTGAGGTTGGGATACTATACCAATGAAGACAATTCCAGAGAGTTACTTAGAGGATATCTGAATCGTCCAGGGTGGAACACACTGGAAACCGTGCAGAATGAGAATGTATACGGGGTCTTCCACGGGTGCTGCTTCAGAATATATAATTATGCTGCTTTACAGGCTTTCGCCAAATGGTTCTATCCAGAAGACTTTAAGGATATAGACCCGGAAGCCGGAATAAAGGAATTCCATGAAAGGTTCATGCCCATTGATTATAGTGGAACCTGGATACTTGAATTAAAAGAGTAG
- a CDS encoding ABC transporter ATP-binding protein, protein MKLEIKNLKFGYNSNPVLKNVSMVAEPMITAIIGPNAAGKSTLLKCMCGILKAEGSIILNGKDLKAYQKDEVIKAISYLPQESSTSAVMTVLEATLMGKLSSLGWRIKDEDLSASMDTLEKLGIEDLAMRQMNELSGGQKQMVSIAQSIIRKPGVLLMDEPTNSLDLQRQLELFDVIRNITEENDMTTIVALHDLNLAARYAGNVILMNGGKIVAAGSPASVITEAMIREVYGVNARVTLDGEGIPQVIPINSTRKCGIKKAITG, encoded by the coding sequence GTGAAGCTGGAAATCAAAAACCTCAAGTTCGGATATAATTCCAATCCGGTATTAAAAAACGTAAGCATGGTCGCCGAGCCTATGATCACCGCGATCATAGGCCCGAACGCGGCCGGAAAATCTACCTTGCTAAAATGCATGTGCGGGATACTCAAGGCCGAAGGATCGATAATCCTCAATGGAAAAGACCTGAAAGCATATCAGAAGGACGAGGTCATAAAAGCTATCAGCTACCTTCCCCAGGAATCATCTACAAGCGCGGTCATGACGGTGCTGGAGGCAACATTGATGGGAAAGCTAAGCTCGCTTGGCTGGAGGATCAAGGACGAGGACCTGTCCGCATCTATGGATACTCTTGAAAAGCTCGGGATCGAAGACCTGGCGATGCGGCAAATGAACGAGCTCAGCGGCGGACAGAAGCAAATGGTATCCATTGCTCAGTCGATCATCCGAAAGCCCGGAGTGCTTCTCATGGACGAGCCTACGAACTCACTGGACCTCCAGCGGCAGCTCGAGCTTTTTGACGTGATCCGGAACATCACGGAAGAGAACGATATGACGACGATAGTAGCATTGCACGACCTCAACCTGGCGGCCCGATATGCAGGCAACGTCATATTGATGAACGGAGGTAAGATCGTGGCGGCAGGAAGCCCGGCTTCCGTGATAACCGAAGCGATGATCCGGGAAGTATACGGGGTCAATGCAAGAGTAACGCTCGACGGTGAGGGCATACCGCAAGTCATACCAATTAATTCGACGCGAAAATGCGGGATAAAAAAGGCCATAACGGGATGA
- a CDS encoding class I SAM-dependent methyltransferase has translation MIMMESGKLELDRTKEGVKKYWDYGSKFYDTAPGSGGDDENQMWKELLSGAIGQSPKNILDVGSGTGIIAMYLAELGHGVTAVDFSEGMMDVARKKALEKGANIRFMDGDVENLSFEDETFDCVTARYVLWTLPHPEKAVKEWVRVVKPGGKIVIIDGKWVTKGLLPLISAANYHIYRFIKNGKNPFTYDYKKEVSVGLPNPHGVEKKQVMEYVSKADLTDIAVTDLKIIRDMQRKRLPWYLKYANDHPIFMVQGIAAKNG, from the coding sequence ATGATCATGATGGAATCAGGAAAGCTAGAACTCGACAGAACCAAAGAAGGAGTAAAGAAATACTGGGATTACGGGAGCAAGTTCTACGATACGGCACCAGGGAGCGGAGGGGACGATGAAAACCAGATGTGGAAAGAGCTATTATCAGGCGCGATCGGCCAGAGCCCTAAAAACATCCTGGACGTCGGCAGCGGTACCGGAATAATCGCCATGTACCTGGCAGAGCTAGGCCATGGAGTGACAGCGGTCGACTTTAGCGAAGGAATGATGGACGTGGCCCGGAAAAAAGCCCTGGAAAAGGGAGCAAACATCCGATTTATGGACGGGGATGTCGAGAACCTTAGCTTCGAGGATGAGACTTTTGATTGTGTCACAGCCCGGTACGTGCTCTGGACGCTGCCACATCCGGAAAAAGCGGTAAAGGAATGGGTAAGGGTCGTGAAGCCGGGCGGTAAAATTGTCATCATTGACGGGAAGTGGGTTACAAAAGGTTTACTTCCCCTTATATCCGCAGCAAATTACCACATCTACCGATTTATAAAAAATGGAAAAAATCCTTTCACCTACGATTATAAGAAGGAGGTCAGTGTCGGCCTCCCTAATCCGCATGGGGTCGAGAAAAAGCAGGTCATGGAATATGTATCTAAGGCCGACTTAACTGATATCGCCGTTACCGATTTGAAGATAATTCGGGATATGCAGCGAAAGAGACTACCCTGGTATTTAAAATATGCAAATGATCACCCGATTTTTATGGTCCAGGGTATCGCGGCTAAAAACGGATAA
- a CDS encoding ABC transporter permease — MYELKIALRQVLSRKRQTLFAILAVALAVAVITVMMAMLTGFQDELVTASIENNPHIVISPHDEEEEFIHLYRYTSARIAEKEGIIAVSPKYLGQAALEYRDNAEGVSLQGVDPAAEESVMRVSEDVVEGDLMSLVYTRYGILLGDKLAENLEVHVGDRVDAVFPGSQTTSFKVVGLIHTGTAADEVTAYARLDSVQDFFNEPGVVSTIGVRVADPYQADVIADSIERETGLDAVSWSEANAEILSLLETQMIFVNIFYLLIYGIAGFGIANTLITIVAQRTREIGILKAMGTSQKSIMVVFIFQSMILGAIGLILGTILGYVVTVGLQSYEIEVPQEMYFGLQTLPLEVEPLNFVYAAFFAFVINILSGIYPARKAAKLDPVKAIESA, encoded by the coding sequence ATGTATGAACTGAAAATCGCTTTGAGGCAGGTATTATCCAGAAAAAGACAGACCCTTTTTGCCATACTTGCCGTTGCCCTGGCAGTAGCCGTAATCACTGTGATGATGGCGATGCTCACTGGTTTTCAGGATGAGCTTGTTACAGCAAGCATAGAAAATAACCCTCATATCGTCATCAGTCCTCATGACGAAGAAGAAGAGTTCATCCATCTTTACAGGTATACCTCAGCCCGAATTGCTGAAAAAGAAGGAATTATAGCCGTATCCCCAAAATATCTGGGTCAGGCGGCTCTGGAATATCGGGACAATGCCGAAGGTGTTTCCCTCCAGGGAGTTGACCCTGCAGCCGAAGAGAGTGTTATGAGGGTGAGCGAGGATGTTGTAGAAGGAGACCTCATGTCCCTTGTCTACACAAGGTACGGGATCCTGCTCGGAGATAAGCTTGCGGAAAATCTTGAAGTCCATGTAGGAGACAGGGTAGATGCTGTTTTTCCGGGCTCTCAAACAACCTCGTTCAAAGTTGTGGGCCTGATCCATACCGGGACTGCCGCAGATGAGGTAACAGCTTATGCAAGGCTGGACTCTGTGCAAGACTTTTTCAATGAACCCGGAGTTGTGAGCACTATAGGAGTCAGGGTTGCAGATCCCTACCAGGCAGATGTCATTGCAGACTCGATTGAAAGAGAAACCGGGCTTGATGCCGTAAGCTGGAGCGAAGCCAATGCCGAAATTCTCAGTCTCCTGGAAACCCAGATGATCTTTGTAAATATTTTCTATCTTCTGATCTACGGAATTGCAGGCTTTGGGATTGCAAATACCCTTATCACCATCGTTGCCCAGAGAACAAGGGAAATAGGTATCCTGAAAGCGATGGGGACTTCTCAAAAGAGCATAATGGTGGTCTTTATTTTCCAGTCCATGATCCTCGGAGCCATAGGTCTGATACTTGGTACGATTCTCGGTTACGTTGTGACCGTTGGTCTGCAGAGTTATGAAATAGAGGTACCTCAGGAGATGTATTTCGGGCTTCAGACTCTTCCTCTTGAGGTCGAACCGCTTAACTTTGTATATGCGGCTTTCTTTGCATTTGTCATCAATATCCTCTCAGGAATTTACCCTGCGCGGAAAGCTGCAAAACTCGACCCTGTAAAAGCAATTGAAAGCGCATGA
- a CDS encoding class I SAM-dependent methyltransferase produces the protein MGANNIEIDPVKERVKNYWSSSSKYYDQSPGLNSEEEKACWKKELGKVIGEEKKDILDVGTGTGFIASLLAELGHNVTGVDFSKDMLAVAKEKTKRLNLSIKLMECDAENLPFDENIFDCVICRYLLWTLPNPEKAIMGWIKATKPGGKIIIIDGEWAPKNAAQKLSRKMLALHQFLRYGANFSKTHYSKSLRERIPNGDGVSSKKIVEYLSEFEVKDIKIIDLRHIRKVQKKHLSWHLRYSYDRPTHLVYGTVK, from the coding sequence ATGGGTGCGAACAATATCGAAATAGATCCTGTTAAGGAAAGAGTAAAAAACTACTGGAGTAGTAGCAGCAAATATTATGACCAGAGTCCTGGTCTTAACAGCGAAGAAGAAAAGGCATGCTGGAAAAAAGAGCTTGGTAAGGTTATAGGTGAGGAAAAAAAAGACATCCTTGACGTCGGCACGGGTACAGGTTTCATCGCTTCTCTTCTGGCAGAACTGGGGCATAATGTCACAGGTGTTGATTTTAGTAAAGATATGCTTGCGGTGGCCAAAGAAAAGACTAAACGTCTAAACCTTTCTATAAAACTAATGGAATGCGACGCTGAAAATCTTCCCTTTGATGAAAATATTTTTGACTGCGTAATTTGCCGTTACCTTCTTTGGACTTTACCGAATCCGGAAAAAGCTATTATGGGTTGGATTAAAGCGACAAAACCTGGAGGGAAGATAATTATCATTGACGGAGAATGGGCACCAAAGAACGCAGCTCAAAAATTGAGCCGAAAAATGCTGGCTCTGCACCAGTTTTTAAGATACGGTGCAAATTTTTCTAAAACACACTATTCTAAGAGTTTACGAGAAAGAATTCCTAACGGGGACGGAGTTAGCTCAAAAAAGATAGTTGAATATCTTTCTGAATTTGAAGTTAAGGACATAAAAATAATCGACCTCAGGCATATCAGAAAAGTACAAAAAAAACATCTTTCATGGCACTTAAGATATTCCTACGATCGTCCAACCCATCTGGTCTATGGTACAGTAAAATAA
- a CDS encoding ABC transporter ATP-binding protein codes for MTEKSPIIELKNLTKVYENGVEFRALDNVSLEIERGEFVAIVGPSGSGKSTLMHLIGLLATPSSGTLLIDRNDVTRMSDKELSETRNKTLGFVFQYHHLLPDFTALENVMMPLLISGKNRKEATEIAEKLLKEVGLEDRMDHRPSELSGGQNQRVAIARALSCSPAIVLGDEPTGNLDTKTGDMIYELLRQLNREYNQTFIVVTHSEDLASKADRIIRLVDGKITVQ; via the coding sequence ATGACAGAAAAAAGCCCAATTATAGAGCTTAAGAACCTGACCAAAGTTTACGAAAATGGAGTGGAATTTCGAGCACTCGACAATGTAAGCCTGGAAATTGAGAGAGGGGAATTCGTAGCAATTGTCGGACCGTCGGGTTCAGGTAAAAGTACACTTATGCACTTAATAGGCCTGCTGGCCACTCCGAGTTCAGGCACTCTCTTGATAGACAGAAATGATGTAACAAGAATGTCGGACAAAGAACTTTCCGAGACGAGAAACAAGACACTTGGTTTTGTCTTCCAATATCATCATCTGCTTCCGGATTTCACAGCCCTGGAGAATGTAATGATGCCACTTTTGATTTCTGGAAAAAACAGGAAAGAAGCAACGGAAATTGCCGAAAAGCTTCTGAAAGAGGTAGGGCTTGAGGACAGGATGGATCACAGGCCAAGTGAACTTTCAGGAGGGCAGAATCAGAGGGTTGCAATAGCAAGAGCACTGAGCTGTTCTCCTGCAATCGTGCTCGGGGACGAACCTACAGGCAATCTTGATACAAAAACAGGTGACATGATCTATGAATTGCTCAGGCAGCTGAACAGGGAATATAATCAGACGTTTATCGTAGTTACTCATAGTGAGGATCTGGCCTCAAAAGCTGACAGAATTATCAGGCTTGTGGATGGGAAAATTACGGTTCAGTAA
- a CDS encoding FecCD family ABC transporter permease, translated as MNVKAKTAYRGITRKKYLFLLSILVAIVLTFIIDVMTGPASLSTSEVISTILFPAYSERSVQVIVWTYRLPGALMAIVIGITLGLAGANMQTILDNPLASPYTLGISAAAGFGAALAIVLGVGVLPFADTLFVPINAFVFSLISCMAIYGIARFKQATSETIVLTGIAVLFLFDSLLALLQYTANPEQVQAIVFWLFGSLTRANWTTLGITVGIVLVVIPLLAMDVWKLTALRLGDDKARSLGVNVERMRIKGLILVSVLTATAVAFVGTIGFIGLVAPHIARMLVGEDHRYFLPFSALSGAFILSTASIFSKAIVPGIIFPIGILTSLIGIPFFIWLLLSKKRGYW; from the coding sequence ATGAACGTTAAGGCAAAAACGGCGTACAGGGGAATCACGAGGAAGAAATATCTTTTTCTCCTCTCGATCTTGGTGGCGATCGTCCTCACTTTTATTATTGACGTTATGACAGGACCGGCGTCTTTATCGACAAGTGAGGTTATTTCGACAATATTATTCCCTGCTTACAGCGAGCGATCGGTTCAGGTCATCGTTTGGACCTACCGCCTACCCGGCGCCCTCATGGCAATCGTGATAGGAATAACTTTAGGCCTCGCCGGTGCGAATATGCAAACTATCCTCGATAACCCCCTGGCTAGCCCATATACACTTGGCATATCCGCAGCCGCCGGGTTCGGTGCCGCACTGGCCATCGTGCTCGGGGTGGGAGTGCTGCCATTTGCGGATACCTTATTCGTTCCGATCAACGCATTCGTGTTCTCGCTAATCAGTTGCATGGCAATATATGGTATTGCCAGGTTCAAGCAGGCCACCTCCGAGACTATCGTTCTTACCGGCATCGCTGTGCTGTTCCTGTTCGACTCTCTTCTGGCGCTCCTGCAATACACGGCAAACCCGGAGCAGGTCCAGGCCATCGTTTTCTGGCTTTTCGGCAGTCTGACCAGGGCCAACTGGACCACTCTGGGCATCACTGTGGGGATCGTTCTGGTGGTTATACCGCTGCTGGCCATGGATGTCTGGAAACTCACCGCTCTCAGGCTGGGCGACGATAAGGCAAGAAGTCTTGGCGTGAATGTCGAAAGGATGAGAATAAAGGGACTGATCCTGGTTTCGGTTCTTACGGCCACGGCGGTGGCGTTCGTGGGCACTATCGGGTTCATCGGCCTTGTGGCGCCACACATAGCACGGATGCTCGTGGGCGAGGATCACCGGTACTTTTTACCTTTTTCAGCCCTGTCCGGAGCGTTTATACTCTCTACCGCTTCAATCTTCAGCAAAGCCATCGTCCCTGGGATCATATTTCCCATAGGGATACTCACGTCACTGATCGGAATTCCGTTTTTCATCTGGCTCCTGCTATCTAAAAAGAGGGGATACTGGTGA